ATGCCAGGAAAAGCTGTTTCATCCGAAGCTCCTTTGGGCGTTTTCAACGCGGCGTTTTTATGAACGTTTGCGGTGGTGTTGGTCTAGGTCAGCAATACCTGAGCCAATTTAGGCTCGATGGATGACAGTTTCATGTCGATGTCGTTTTTATCGTGCGGGTGTCGCTCGACGCAGGTTCAGCGTAGACCATGCTCAAGCGCCCGCAGGCGCTGGACTTGGCCGATGTATTGCAAGACGTGCGACATACTTGCGGTGGGCTGTCATCTGTCGGTCATCTGTAATGCCTACGCTTGCACGCAGCCACAAGAGCCCGATTGCGGAGCGTTTTATGCACCTGAACGGTGCTGGTCTAGTCCAGATAGGTAACGTTGATGCGCGATGAGGCAATCAAGGCGGTAACCTCCATCGGCCTGGCGCTGCAAGAGCAGATCGACCACGGCCTGTTGCCGCCTGCAAGCAAATTGCCCGCCGAGCGCAAGCTCAGCGAGTTGTTTGGTACCACTCGAATCACCGTGCGTGAAGCCTTGTTACAACTGGAGGCCCAAGGCCAGATTTATCGCGAGGAGCGCCGTGGCTGGTTCGTTTCGCCGCCCCGGCTGGCCTACAACCTGATGCAGCGCAGCCACTTTCACGCCATGGTCAATGACCAGGGGCGCGTGGCCTCGACCGAAGTGATTTCTGCGCGGTTGCAACCTGCGTCGGCGGCGGTGTGTGCGTGGTTGCAACTGCCGGCGCTGTCCAGTGTGATCCAGATCTGCCGGGGCCGGCGGATAGACGGGCGTTTGGTGTTGTACGTGGAGCACTATCTGAACCCGCAGTATTTTCCGGGGATTCTTGAGTGCGACCTTAATCAGTCGATGACCGAGTTGTACGCCCGCAAGTACAACTTGCATTACGGGCGGGTGCGTTTCGAGATTGTTCCGACTTCACTGCCGGTGGAAGCCGCCGCCGCATTACGCGTGTCGGTGGGCAGCCCGGGCTTGCGTATCGCCCGGGTCAATTACGACCAGCATCAGCGGTTGATCGATTGCGACCTGGAGTTCTGGCGGCATGATGCGATCCATGTGGGCGTGGATGTCATGGGGTCAGCGCCTTGATCACCTGATCCACATTGGTTTCCAGCTCTGATACCGGATCGGCGCCGTCGACATTCAGTACCAACAATGTCGAGCCGCCTTCGGTGATGGCGGTTTTCACTGCCTCACTGGGCTGGCGATGATGCAGCACGACCGCGACGTCGTTGGCCTTCAGCTCGGCGCTGAGTTTTTGCAGCGCTTGAGGCGTCCAATCGGCATCCGGCCGTGCGTCGGTGCTGACCAGCTCCAGGTTCAGGCTGCTGAGCAGGTATGCGAAGTGATCGCTCAAGCTGACCACGCTCAGGTTGTCCGCCTTGGCCAGTCGCGCTTCGCTGTCGGCGGTGAGCTTGAGCAGGCGTTGCTTGAGTACGGCCAGGTTGGCGTCGATTTTCGCCTTGGCACCCGGTGCCAGGCGGCTCAGGTCGGCAGCCATGACGTCGGCCATGCGCCCCAGGTTGTTGCTCGATTGCCAGGGCTGGCTGTTCAAACCGTCGGCAACGCCGGGCTGCACCGCGATCCCAGGCAAGCCGCCATCCACCGGGCGCGCGGCGTCGACTTCGACGATGCGGATGTTGCTGCGCCGAGCCACCGGGTACAGCGGGTCATCCGCCCACAGCGAGCGCAGGCCGATGGCGGCGTCGGCATCCTGGGCCAGCGCGTTCAATGCCGGCGCGCCACGCCCGGTGAAGTACGACACCTGGCGTGAGCCAGGCAGGTTGGCCGGTGCCGCGCGCTCCAGTTGCACGTCGGTGCCCTTGAGCAGTACCTCGGCCAGGCCATAGGTGATTGGCAGCGAGGCCAGCACTTTGACGGGTTTAGCGGCGTGCGCAGCCGGTTTGGCGGGCAGGGCGGCCATCAATGGCGTAGTGGCTAAACAGGCGATGGCGAGGGCCAGAGGCTGAAGAACAGAGCGCATTATCCAAGGTTCCCTTTAAGGCTGGGCACGGTACCGCGCGCAATGGCGGCGAGGGCGAAAGCGATACCGGCCATCAGAATGATCGCCGCGCCGGAGGGGATGGGCAGGTCGAAGATGATCGGTAACAGGATCCCGCATAGGGTGCTGACGGTGGCGATCACCACCGAGACCCAGAAGAAGCCTTTGAGCGACTGGCTCAACAGCCGCGCCGCCGCCGCGGGAATCACCAGCAGGGCGCCCACCAGGATCGCGCCGATGACCTTGACCGCAGCCACGGTGATCAGTGTCACCAGGATCACGAACAGGTAATCGAGTGTCTTCACCGCCACGCCGCGCACCGCCGCCAGCTGCGGGTTGAAGCTGGCCAGCATGATGCGGTTGTACAGCGGCAGCGCCAGGGCCATCACCAGTGAACCGACAATGGCCAGCACCAGCAGGTCATTGCCGTTGACGGTCAACACTGAGCCGAACAACACGTTTTCCAGGATATGCACGTTGATCTTGCCCGCCAGGATCAGCAGCAGGCTCGCGCCCAACGCCAGGGAAACCGACAGGAACACGCCGATCAAGGTGTCCGGCGCCAGGCCGGTGCGGTTGCGCAGGTAGTTGAGCAGGATGCCGAACAGCAGGCAGTAGCCGAACAGGCTGCCGTAGGGGCCGGTATAGGGCTCGCCGAGCAGAATGCCCACGGCCACGCCGGTCAGTGCGGCATGGCCGACCGCTTCGGAGAAGAACGCAAAGCGCTTGACTACCACCAACGTGCCCAGGCCGCCCAACACCGGGCCGATCAGCAGGCCGGCGAGCAGGGCGTTGACCACAAAGCCGTAGGCCAGCGCCTCCGGCAGGTAGCCGGAGGAAGCCCAGCCCTGGACCATCAGGCGAAATGCTTCATAACTCATTGCGCCGGGCTCCGAGGGTGGGTGGAAAACAGGCTCAGCAGGCGCTCCGGGGTCAGTGCCTGTTTGGGGGTGGCGTCGAACAGCACGCGGCGGTTGAGGCCGGTGACACGGTCAGCCAGGCGGCCGACGGCTTCCAGGTCGTGTTCGATCCACAGTACGGTGATCCCGGCCAGGCGCCAGTCATTGAGCAGCCGCTCGAAGACCTGGATGCCCGCCTCATCGAGGGCCGACATCGGTTCATCCAGTACCAGCAAGTGCGGTGCGGGGATAAGGCCTTGGGCCAGTAATACACGCTGTCGCTCGCCGCCGGACAACGCGCCCATGCGCCGCTTGCGTTTGTCCTGCATGCCGACCCGTTCCAGGGCTTCGCCAATCGCGGCGGCGTAATGTTTGGACAAACCCAGAAACGCCGGACGCCGCTGGCACATGGCAGCCATGAAGTCGTCCACGGTCATCGGCAAGCCACGGTCAAATTCCAGTGCCTGGGGCACATAACCGATGGTGCCGGGCGTGGTCGGCCATTCCAGGCTCAAACGCCCCTGGTGCGGCGTTTGCCCCAACAGGGTCTTGATCAGCGAGCTTTTACCGCCGCCGTTGGGGCCGACCAGGGCGTGGATGCTGCCCGGCTGCACCTGGAAACACACACTATCGAGAATTACGGTGCGGCCCAGCGTCAGGGATACCTTGTCGAACTCAACGGTCGGGCCGACGCAGGCCATCTTGAGTTGCTCAGCCGCCGTCATGCGCCCGACTCCTGAATCGCGCGGACCACCGTGTTGAGGTTGCCGGTCATCTCCACTTCGTACTTTTCAGCGCTGTATTCGCCGTAGGAAATATGCGACAGCGGGTACAGCTTGACCCCGGATTCGCGCTGGATGGTGTCGACGTAAGTGGACGGGAAATCCATTTCCGAAAAGATCACCTTTACGTCCAGGGCGCGCAGTTCGTCGATCGTCTTTTTCAACTGGCTGGGGCTCGGCTCGATACCGTGCGCCGGTTCGACCACGGCTGTGACTTCCAGGCCGAACTCACGCAGCAGGTAGTCGTAGGCCGCATGTACGGTGGCCACGCGCAGGTCCGGGTTGGGCGCGCTGGTGAGCTTGGCCAGGGCATCGGCGCGCATCTGGCGCAGGCGCTTGCCGTAGGCGCGCGCGTTCTGGGTGTAGGTCTTGGCGTTGTCCGGGTCGAGTTTGCCCAACTCGCGGGCAATGTTGTTGACCTGGGCAATCGATGCACTGATCGACAGGAAGGTGTGCGGGTTGACCACCTTGCCCGCACCGCGCGCGGCATTACCGGTAGCGGCCAGCAGTGGCACGTTGGCGTTGGCTTCGATCACCGGGATGTCCGGGCGCTCGCTGGTGGCGATCATGCGGTCGGCGAAGTCGTCATGGCCAACGCCGTTGAGCACGATCACGTCCAGGGTGCCGATGCGCTTGATGTCTTCGGCGCGCGGCTCGTAGGCATGGGGGTTGAAACCGGCCGGAATCAGCGGCACCACGTCGGCCTTGTCGCCAACGATATTGGTCACATAGCTGTAGTAAGGGTGCAGGGTGATGCCGATACGCAGGCGTTTGGCGGCCTCGGCATTAGCCAGGGGAGCAAGCATCAGGCTGAACAGGCTGACCAGCAACAGACGCAACAAGGGAGATGAAATAGACATGGGCAATCGGTCTTCTCGTTCAGTGACGGTGCTGGCGGGTAACGCCGGCATCGAATTGCGCGACCACTTGCTGCCAGCCCGCCGCGATCAGCGCCTGGTCAGTGAGGTCGGAAGGGGCGGGGAGGTCCTGGCGGCGGTTGAGCCAGATATCCGGCTCGGTGCCCTGCACGCGCATCAGCAGTGAACCGCTGGTGCTCGGCGCCTGGCTCAAGCCCACATACGCCGAAGGCGCCAGCAACCGCCAGCGATGGTCGCCACGGCTGACCGAACTGGCATCCTGAGCGAAGGGCGCGAAGCCTTCTTCGGCCAGTTGTTCAGGCGTCGGCAGCGCGCTTTGCTCTTCTTGCAGCAGATGGATTTCGTCCAGGGTTACCCGCAGGTCTGCGTAGATTCCTTGTTCAGCGGCGTTCAGGTCACGGCGTGCGTCCAACTGGTGGCTGGGTAGCGCGGCGACTTCCCGGGGCTCACCGTGCATCACCACCACGGTGCCGGCCACCGCGAGGATGATCAGGCACAGCAGCAGGACGTAGAGGGTTTCGTGGCCGGCCCCGGCGGGTCGTACAACCTGTGTGGTACTCATTGTGGCTGGATATCCGCTTGGTCGATTTCCACGACGTGGCCGGGGCCGGCATCAAACAGCACATAGAATTCGGCCGACGGTTTCTTGAATGTCAGGGTGGAATCCTCGCCGAGCTTGCCGGGCACCAGGATCGTTTCGTCGTAGCCGATCACATCCAGGGTCACCCCCGGTGCGCCGCTGCCATCGGAGAAGCCGCCTTTGCACTGGATCTGTTCGCCGGGGATTTCCTTGCACTCGCACATCGGGTTGTGGGCCAGGGCGGTGTTGCTCAAACCGGCACACAGCAATAGCGCGGCACCGGCACGTGTCAGGCGCTTGAATGTCATGGTTTAACTCCTTGCTTGTTCAGCCAGGCGATGGTGGCAGGCGAGGCCTGGCTCAGCGGGATGGAACCCTGGTGCATGCTGCCGTCCCAGCCTTCCATGGTGACCCACAGTTCGGCGTCGGCGGGGGTGCGTTCCGGTATCGGCAAGGCGGCACCCATGCGGTACGGCGTGCCGAAGAAGATCACGCCGGCGGCGCGCAGGCTGCGCGGTTTGCCGATGCGCAGGTACGTGGCCTTGACCTGATCGGCGCAGGTGCCGCACAAGGCGGCGTTGAAGGCCTTCATGGGACCGGCAGGGTCCGGGCGCGGGCCTTCATTGCGGAACTCGGCGAGGGTCAGGCTCCAGGGACCGACCTGCACGTCACCGGCCACGCGCTCGCCAATGCCGGTGTCGCCGCGAAACAGTGCGGCATCGGCGAAGTACTTGGGCATGAAGCCCAAAGGGACCAGCAGCAGCAATATATTGATGTGGAAGCGCCACTTGAGCCAAAAGGTGCGCAGCGGTGAGGACGGTTTAGCGACGGCGACCTTGCTCATGGCTTGGCCTCCGACGTTTCAGCCTGCATCGCTGGAATGGACAGGGGCTTGCGCTGTTGCTTGGTTTCGCGCTTGAGGGCGTTGAGCGTGGCCAGGGCCGTGCGCTTGGTCCAGATCAGCAGGCCGCTCAAGACCATCATGCTCAGCACGAGGCCGAAGAATGCCCAGATGAGCTTGACCCACAGCCCGCCGAAGTCGCCGGTGTGCAGCGGGCGCATGGATTCGGTGACGAACTCGAGCGCGGTGCGGTCGGACAGCAGGTGCGAGACAGCGATTTCGCCGTTATAGGGGTTGAGTTGGGCGGTCTGGTACATCAGCGGGTACCAGCCCCGCCCGCCGATCTGCAGGTGGCTGTAGGCGTTGAGGGGAAGGCTGACGAAACTCGCTTCCAGGCCTGGGATGCGCTGGGTCGCGATCTTGATGGCGTCATCCAGGGGAATCATGGGGGCCGGCACGCCGGGCGCCGAACCAGGTACGTTCTCCCGCGCGATCACGGGGACAATGGGTTCGCTGGAGATTGATATCTGGTTATCGCCCAACATCGCCTGGATCAAAAACCAGGTACCGGTGATGGAGATCACCGCGATAAACCAAATGGACCAGATACCACTGAGGCGGTGAAAATCCCCCCAGAAGATCCGCGCCCCGTGCCGGATGCGCAGGGTCGGCTTGAGAAACCCTTTCCAGAAGCGCTTGTACACCACCAGCCCGGTAACCAGCGACGCCAGCATCGGCAAGCCGAGCAGTGACACCAGGTACCAGCCCCAACTGTAGCCATTGGTGAACGGTACCAGCCACCAGCCGTGGAGCGCGCGGGTGAACTGCCGGAAATCGAACGAGGGGCTGATGCCCTGGATCGCCCCGGTGTACGGGTTGACGTAGACCTCTACCGAGCGACCGTCGGGGTAGCTGAGGTCGACACTCAGGGCAAAGTGCGACTCGTCCGGACGGCTGAGAGACTGCACGATCACTTCAGGCTCGGCGCGCTTGATGGCGCGGATGACCTGGTCGTAGCTCAGCGGTTCGGCATCATCCGAAGGCTTGCTTGCGCGGATGTCCGGGTTGGCCAGCCAGACGATTTCCTGGCTGACCACCGCCAGGGTCCCGGTGACGCAGACGATCAGTACAAAGAACCAGATGGGCAACGCCAGCCAGCTATGTACCAGAAACCAGAGTTTTGAGCGTGACTTCTTCGACATGTGAATGAGGGTCTTGATCGGAGGGGGGCGATGGAGGCCCGGAAAAGGCCAGTCGTAGCTTTTGCTTACGCGACAGGCTGTATCTAAGTTAAGACGGATGAGAATGAGAAATCCCTAAGCCTTAAATGAAATAAAATGTTTCAGCGGCTGGGATCAAGGAGATGGGGGGCTTTCGCGAAGATGGCGGCCCTCTAGAAAGGGAGCCTGCTGCGCAGAAAGGGCGGGGCCCTCGCCGCAGCAAGCTCCCATGTGGGTGGTCAGCTCTGCTGGAACATCTTTTTGGCACGCTCGTGAATCTGCTGCTCGGTAAGGTCTTCCTTATGGGTGGCCAGGAACCAGAGATGGCCGTAAGGATCCGTTACACTCGCGGAGCGGTCGCCATAGAACTGGTCCTTGGGTTCGGACACCACCGTGGCACCGGCAGCGACAGCTTTTTTGAACTGCGCGTCGACGTCTTCCACATACAGATGCAAGCCGACACTGGTGTGTTCTGCCGGATTGCGCAGGGCCATTTCATCGCAAGGCGAACCCAGCATGATCGGCGAGCCGCCAATGCGCAGCTCGGCGTGGCCGACCTTGCCGTCGGGCATGTCCAGGCGCATGACTTGGGTGGCGTCAAAGGCCTTTTTGTAAAACTCGATGGCATCGGAGGCTTTGTCGATGCCCAGGTAGGGCGTGATGCCGTGATAGCCCTCGGGGATAGGTTTAACGTTCATAGCGTTCTCCTTGATTGGCTTTGCGAAGGGGTGGCTTTTTCACTATAGGCCACGCCAATCAAGGGCTCCGTGGCTCCCGACAAGAAGACTTAGCTGGGCTCGAGCAATTGCGCTCCCGGCCCACGTTCACCCAGTTGATCGTCCTGGTTGCGCAGCGGGCAGGCCTCCAGCGACAAACACCCGCAACCGATGCAGCCGTTGAGCTTGTCGCGTAGCAGCAACAGCTTGTTGATGCGCTCATCCAAGTCTTCGCGCCACTGCGCCGACAGACGCTCCCAGTCTTTGGCGGTGGGCGTGCGGCCATCGGGCAGCGCCTGCAGCGCTTCGCCGATGGTGGCGAGCGGAATGCCCAAGCGCTGCGCGATCTTGATCACCACGACGCGGCGCAATACATCCCGCGGATAGCGCCGTTGATTACCGGCGTTGCGCCGACTGGTGATCAGCCCCTTGGTTTCGTAAAAGTGCAGGGCCGTGACCGCTACGCCGCTGCGTGCAGCCAATTGGCCAACGGTGAGTTCCTTGGCGACCATAAAGCTCCGATTAAACGCTTGACCTTGACTTAACTGGAGGTTTTACCCTGCGTGGCATCGAATCGCAAGATTCTGCCTACAGCAAGAGGGGAGTTTTCATGCAGGTATTGGAGAGGAATTGCAGTTTCACTCAACTGATCGAGTTTCATATCGAACCCCAGCAACAAGGCGCGTTGGTGGCGGCCTTATCCACCCAGAGCGAGCGCCTGGCCCAGGGCCATGTCGGATTCTTGAGTGCGAGTGTGCAGGTCAGCGACGACGGGCGGCGGGTGCTCAACTATTTGCAATGGCAGTCCCGCGCGGACGGTGAGGCGGCGTTCAAGCGTTTTGAGCAGGGCGACGAAGATTTCTGGACGCTGATACGCGCCCATCAGGCCACGGCCGTGACCTTTGGTTCGTTCCAGGTGCTGCGCAGCTTTGAGCGCAGTCATGACAACGCCTTGCACTGCCGCCTATATGGATAGGTGCAGCATTCGCTCACCCTGGATATTTTCCCCGGGGCGGCGTTTGTTCACCGCCAGTTCGCCAATTTTGATCAGGCGCGTACGCGTGACATTACGGCTCAGGCCCAGCAGGTTGGCGGTGTGCACCTGGTTGTAATGACTGAAGCGATAGGCCGCGCGCAGCAGCGCGTCCTCGACCTTTTCATGCAGCGCGCCGGCCTGTTCTTCGAAGAGTTTTTGGAAGGCGCGCTCCAATAAGGCCTCGGCGCTATTGTCGGCAGTGTGCTGGCCGTCATCCTGGCGCTCGATGCGCATGTTCGACAGGCGCAAGTCGTCGCGTTCGATCACGCCGTTGCGGCAGATCAGCAAGGTGTGGTGAATCACGTTCTCCAGCTCGCGGATATTGCCCGGCCAACTGTAGCTTTTGAGCTTGTGCTCGGCCTCGCGGCTGATGGTGATCGGGCCATAGCCCAGGCGCTGGCTATAGGCTTCGATAAAGTGTCGGGTCAGCGGCAGGATATCGCCGGGGCGGTCGCGCAACGGGCTGAGTTCCAGGCTGACGACATCGAGACGGTAATAGAGGTCCTCGCGAAAGTGCCCGGCATTGATGGCTTTTTCCAGTTGCACGTTGGTCGCGGCCAGTACGCGCACATCAATAGGAATGCTCTTGCGCGAACCCAGGCGCACCACTTCGCGTTCCTGTAATACGCGCAACAATTTGACCTGGATCGCCATCGGTAAATCACCGATTTCGTCCAGGAACAGGGTGCCGCCGTCGGCCTCTTCGAACCAGCCGGCCTTGGCGCTGAGGGCGCCGGTGAAGGCGCCTTTTTCATGGCCGAACAGTTCGGCTTCCACCAGTGATTCAGAGAACGCGCCGCAGTTCACTGCCACGAACGGCCGGTTACGCCGCGCGCTGAGGTTATGAATGTGGCGCGCCACCAGCTCTTTACCGGTGCCGGTTTCGCCGATGATCAGCACGCTGGCTTCGCTGGGCGCCACTTGCTGGATATGGTCGAGCAGCGCCTGGGATTTCGGGTCTTCGAAAACCTGAGCGGTGGCGCGGATCGACGTCGCGAGGGCGGGCGAGGGCGGTAAGGTTAAAAGCTGCATGGGCACCTCTTCTTATGAGTAGAACGTTGGAGTCGGCAGGGCCTGGTTTAACGCCCAGTCCCCGAGTTCGTGGAGTTTGTAGTCCACCGGGTCGTGCAGGGTTTGTGTCCGCAGGTTGCGCCAGTGACGGTCCAGGCGCAGGGAGGCATGGGTGGAGCGCGCGCCGGTGACTTCAAACAGGCGGCTGCACAGGTCCAGGCCCTGGCGTGTGGCGGCGACCTTGGCGGTAGCGATGGCAATCGCCAGTTGGCCGCGTTCGTGTTCGCTTAGAGTTGGGCCTTTGGCCCACGCTTGGTCCAGCAACCCGGCGGCACGTTCCACCAAAAGGCGCACGCCTTCCAATGCGACCCAGAACTCGCCGTAGTGGTGCAGCACGTAAGGGTCCTGGCGCACGTCTTCGGCTGATGATTTGTGCCAGGCCCGGGTTTCGGTGAGGGTGTAATTGCGTGCTTCGTC
This region of Pseudomonas asgharzadehiana genomic DNA includes:
- a CDS encoding UTRA domain-containing protein; protein product: MRDEAIKAVTSIGLALQEQIDHGLLPPASKLPAERKLSELFGTTRITVREALLQLEAQGQIYREERRGWFVSPPRLAYNLMQRSHFHAMVNDQGRVASTEVISARLQPASAAVCAWLQLPALSSVIQICRGRRIDGRLVLYVEHYLNPQYFPGILECDLNQSMTELYARKYNLHYGRVRFEIVPTSLPVEAAAALRVSVGSPGLRIARVNYDQHQRLIDCDLEFWRHDAIHVGVDVMGSAP
- a CDS encoding metal ABC transporter solute-binding protein, Zn/Mn family; the protein is MRSVLQPLALAIACLATTPLMAALPAKPAAHAAKPVKVLASLPITYGLAEVLLKGTDVQLERAAPANLPGSRQVSYFTGRGAPALNALAQDADAAIGLRSLWADDPLYPVARRSNIRIVEVDAARPVDGGLPGIAVQPGVADGLNSQPWQSSNNLGRMADVMAADLSRLAPGAKAKIDANLAVLKQRLLKLTADSEARLAKADNLSVVSLSDHFAYLLSSLNLELVSTDARPDADWTPQALQKLSAELKANDVAVVLHHRQPSEAVKTAITEGGSTLLVLNVDGADPVSELETNVDQVIKALTP
- a CDS encoding metal ABC transporter permease, encoding MSYEAFRLMVQGWASSGYLPEALAYGFVVNALLAGLLIGPVLGGLGTLVVVKRFAFFSEAVGHAALTGVAVGILLGEPYTGPYGSLFGYCLLFGILLNYLRNRTGLAPDTLIGVFLSVSLALGASLLLILAGKINVHILENVLFGSVLTVNGNDLLVLAIVGSLVMALALPLYNRIMLASFNPQLAAVRGVAVKTLDYLFVILVTLITVAAVKVIGAILVGALLVIPAAAARLLSQSLKGFFWVSVVIATVSTLCGILLPIIFDLPIPSGAAIILMAGIAFALAAIARGTVPSLKGNLG
- a CDS encoding metal ABC transporter ATP-binding protein; the protein is MTAAEQLKMACVGPTVEFDKVSLTLGRTVILDSVCFQVQPGSIHALVGPNGGGKSSLIKTLLGQTPHQGRLSLEWPTTPGTIGYVPQALEFDRGLPMTVDDFMAAMCQRRPAFLGLSKHYAAAIGEALERVGMQDKRKRRMGALSGGERQRVLLAQGLIPAPHLLVLDEPMSALDEAGIQVFERLLNDWRLAGITVLWIEHDLEAVGRLADRVTGLNRRVLFDATPKQALTPERLLSLFSTHPRSPAQ
- a CDS encoding metal ABC transporter substrate-binding protein; the encoded protein is MSISSPLLRLLLVSLFSLMLAPLANAEAAKRLRIGITLHPYYSYVTNIVGDKADVVPLIPAGFNPHAYEPRAEDIKRIGTLDVIVLNGVGHDDFADRMIATSERPDIPVIEANANVPLLAATGNAARGAGKVVNPHTFLSISASIAQVNNIARELGKLDPDNAKTYTQNARAYGKRLRQMRADALAKLTSAPNPDLRVATVHAAYDYLLREFGLEVTAVVEPAHGIEPSPSQLKKTIDELRALDVKVIFSEMDFPSTYVDTIQRESGVKLYPLSHISYGEYSAEKYEVEMTGNLNTVVRAIQESGA
- a CDS encoding DUF6162 family protein, with product MSTTQVVRPAGAGHETLYVLLLCLIILAVAGTVVVMHGEPREVAALPSHQLDARRDLNAAEQGIYADLRVTLDEIHLLQEEQSALPTPEQLAEEGFAPFAQDASSVSRGDHRWRLLAPSAYVGLSQAPSTSGSLLMRVQGTEPDIWLNRRQDLPAPSDLTDQALIAAGWQQVVAQFDAGVTRQHRH
- a CDS encoding PepSY-associated TM helix domain-containing protein, which encodes MSKKSRSKLWFLVHSWLALPIWFFVLIVCVTGTLAVVSQEIVWLANPDIRASKPSDDAEPLSYDQVIRAIKRAEPEVIVQSLSRPDESHFALSVDLSYPDGRSVEVYVNPYTGAIQGISPSFDFRQFTRALHGWWLVPFTNGYSWGWYLVSLLGLPMLASLVTGLVVYKRFWKGFLKPTLRIRHGARIFWGDFHRLSGIWSIWFIAVISITGTWFLIQAMLGDNQISISSEPIVPVIARENVPGSAPGVPAPMIPLDDAIKIATQRIPGLEASFVSLPLNAYSHLQIGGRGWYPLMYQTAQLNPYNGEIAVSHLLSDRTALEFVTESMRPLHTGDFGGLWVKLIWAFFGLVLSMMVLSGLLIWTKRTALATLNALKRETKQQRKPLSIPAMQAETSEAKP
- a CDS encoding VOC family protein, with the protein product MNVKPIPEGYHGITPYLGIDKASDAIEFYKKAFDATQVMRLDMPDGKVGHAELRIGGSPIMLGSPCDEMALRNPAEHTSVGLHLYVEDVDAQFKKAVAAGATVVSEPKDQFYGDRSASVTDPYGHLWFLATHKEDLTEQQIHERAKKMFQQS
- the soxR gene encoding redox-sensitive transcriptional activator SoxR is translated as MVAKELTVGQLAARSGVAVTALHFYETKGLITSRRNAGNQRRYPRDVLRRVVVIKIAQRLGIPLATIGEALQALPDGRTPTAKDWERLSAQWREDLDERINKLLLLRDKLNGCIGCGCLSLEACPLRNQDDQLGERGPGAQLLEPS
- a CDS encoding antibiotic biosynthesis monooxygenase, with product MQVLERNCSFTQLIEFHIEPQQQGALVAALSTQSERLAQGHVGFLSASVQVSDDGRRVLNYLQWQSRADGEAAFKRFEQGDEDFWTLIRAHQATAVTFGSFQVLRSFERSHDNALHCRLYG
- a CDS encoding sigma-54 interaction domain-containing protein yields the protein MQLLTLPPSPALATSIRATAQVFEDPKSQALLDHIQQVAPSEASVLIIGETGTGKELVARHIHNLSARRNRPFVAVNCGAFSESLVEAELFGHEKGAFTGALSAKAGWFEEADGGTLFLDEIGDLPMAIQVKLLRVLQEREVVRLGSRKSIPIDVRVLAATNVQLEKAINAGHFREDLYYRLDVVSLELSPLRDRPGDILPLTRHFIEAYSQRLGYGPITISREAEHKLKSYSWPGNIRELENVIHHTLLICRNGVIERDDLRLSNMRIERQDDGQHTADNSAEALLERAFQKLFEEQAGALHEKVEDALLRAAYRFSHYNQVHTANLLGLSRNVTRTRLIKIGELAVNKRRPGENIQGERMLHLSI